Proteins co-encoded in one Natronorubrum daqingense genomic window:
- a CDS encoding polysaccharide deacetylase family protein → MSQESTRRRFIGASGVGAIGLMAGCTDSLTDDGTESDDTGSDENGDGDDSDGIDDGIDDGEDVPDLDGGAVVFVYDDGPMEDYDDAFPVHEEFDAPASTGIVTEWMGREDFNDSDWMDVEHLEELVDAGWEIMSHTTAHTALGSFELVEDVEPDDERIYPEERNHGFHQGYDIEITDGEESVLRTVVDSDTDDTGGYLEFDESVGESFAAGETVERYPEDVMHEFLGESKSELESLGFEIDTLLAPYDIVDDWAIDVAREYYDGIANVNPGSMYNDPDSFDAFDTNRDYFIEFTTPAEVEADLEHVAEEEAIGIIGAHTFKEEVTAERIRETLEWVEDHDLEVLTFREALHATGALEG, encoded by the coding sequence ATGAGTCAGGAATCGACGCGCCGTCGCTTCATCGGTGCGAGCGGAGTCGGTGCGATCGGATTGATGGCTGGGTGTACCGATTCGCTCACCGACGATGGCACCGAGTCGGACGATACCGGGAGCGACGAGAACGGGGACGGTGACGATTCGGACGGCATCGACGACGGCATCGACGACGGCGAAGACGTTCCGGACCTCGACGGCGGCGCGGTCGTCTTCGTCTACGACGACGGTCCGATGGAAGACTACGACGACGCGTTTCCCGTCCACGAGGAGTTCGACGCGCCCGCCAGTACGGGGATCGTCACCGAGTGGATGGGTCGGGAAGACTTCAACGACAGCGACTGGATGGACGTCGAGCACCTGGAGGAACTCGTCGACGCCGGCTGGGAGATCATGTCCCATACGACGGCACACACCGCGCTTGGCTCGTTCGAACTCGTCGAAGACGTCGAGCCTGACGACGAGAGAATTTATCCGGAAGAGCGCAACCACGGCTTCCACCAGGGCTACGACATCGAAATTACTGACGGTGAGGAAAGCGTCCTGCGAACGGTCGTCGACTCCGATACCGACGATACCGGTGGCTATCTCGAGTTCGACGAGTCCGTTGGCGAATCCTTCGCCGCCGGCGAAACGGTCGAACGCTACCCCGAAGACGTCATGCACGAGTTCCTCGGCGAGTCGAAGTCGGAACTCGAGTCGCTGGGCTTCGAGATCGATACGTTGCTGGCTCCGTACGACATCGTCGACGACTGGGCGATCGACGTCGCGCGTGAGTACTACGACGGCATCGCCAACGTCAACCCAGGGTCGATGTACAACGATCCAGACTCGTTCGACGCCTTCGATACGAACCGGGATTACTTCATCGAGTTTACGACGCCAGCAGAAGTCGAGGCCGACCTCGAACACGTCGCCGAGGAGGAGGCGATCGGTATCATCGGCGCGCATACGTTCAAAGAGGAAGTGACAGCGGAGCGAATTCGCGAGACGCTCGAATGGGTCGAAGACCACGACCTCGAGGTACTCACGTTCCGCGAGGCCCTCCACGCGACAGGAGCGCTCGAGGGCTGA
- a CDS encoding right-handed parallel beta-helix repeat-containing protein, with protein MSERSSTKSTGHEVVPQTDSSNEQNGRRSDVHSCGSGSRRTFLRGIVGTGVAGLGLATAMQATANPESEYGGNYDNVVNVADAGADTSGSQSINPVLEDVRADNTLLVFPEGRYYMDEQFRFTGFDQFGMVGDGATLVPANYHDFAGPQFRLFRLGVSYSPGGDLLFEGFDVDQTASDTGIRVIEANVSQHLEVRDITIDGEHDSGTWGPGMFAITDPNGHGTIERFRAPDGGLHADQTPNAGNIWRGPIGIEANTNVGELEFIDCELGGFPDNGIYAISEEGTVVVEGGRFANSNGANVRIGGQDSVIRDVSVVVDRTRSYDNSQRAVRLENADDIHVDNVDITITSPQSTSHAIAVMNTCRSSRIEETSVEISGDEVNHGVVVSPEAGDTHIVNSEIVHEAAGGYPLWIRDSTKDDRVLVELTEISGEAGVTNAGFQDGIRCGRDNCRFSHVSVDQPGRDGVDRNGLVVTADETTVYQGTFRASQYPYVDQGNGNVFRNAHAESDNSSREGVRLYPDIDGPELRVNTIVNGIDDLGATNVTDWQNST; from the coding sequence ATGTCGGAACGAAGTAGTACGAAGTCAACAGGTCATGAGGTGGTCCCTCAGACCGACTCGAGTAACGAACAAAACGGACGCCGTTCGGATGTACACTCATGTGGAAGTGGGTCACGACGAACATTCCTTCGTGGAATCGTTGGAACGGGCGTTGCCGGACTCGGTCTGGCAACAGCCATGCAGGCAACGGCGAATCCGGAATCAGAATACGGTGGCAACTACGACAACGTCGTCAACGTCGCCGATGCTGGTGCAGATACCAGCGGATCACAATCGATCAATCCCGTCCTCGAGGACGTCCGAGCAGATAACACGCTGCTCGTGTTCCCCGAGGGGCGATACTATATGGACGAACAGTTCCGCTTCACGGGATTCGACCAATTCGGAATGGTTGGGGACGGCGCAACGCTGGTCCCGGCGAATTACCACGACTTCGCTGGCCCGCAGTTCAGGCTCTTTCGCCTCGGCGTCTCTTACAGCCCCGGTGGAGACTTGCTCTTCGAAGGCTTCGACGTCGATCAGACGGCGTCCGATACGGGTATCAGGGTAATCGAAGCGAACGTCTCCCAACACCTCGAGGTGCGAGATATTACCATCGACGGCGAGCACGATAGCGGAACGTGGGGGCCGGGGATGTTCGCCATCACCGACCCGAACGGGCACGGAACCATCGAACGGTTCCGGGCTCCTGACGGTGGACTCCACGCCGATCAGACGCCGAACGCGGGGAACATCTGGCGAGGTCCGATCGGAATCGAGGCGAACACGAACGTCGGCGAACTCGAGTTCATCGACTGTGAACTCGGCGGATTCCCCGACAACGGTATCTACGCTATCAGCGAGGAGGGAACGGTCGTCGTCGAGGGCGGTCGGTTCGCGAACAGCAACGGTGCAAACGTCCGCATCGGCGGCCAGGATAGTGTCATCAGAGACGTGAGCGTCGTCGTCGACCGAACGCGCTCTTACGACAACAGTCAGCGCGCGGTTCGACTCGAGAACGCAGACGATATTCACGTCGACAACGTCGACATCACGATCACCTCGCCACAGTCGACCAGCCACGCGATTGCCGTGATGAACACCTGTCGGAGCTCTCGAATCGAGGAGACATCGGTCGAAATCTCCGGGGACGAGGTAAACCACGGAGTCGTCGTCTCTCCCGAGGCGGGCGACACGCACATCGTCAACTCCGAGATCGTCCACGAAGCGGCCGGCGGCTACCCGCTCTGGATTCGAGACAGCACCAAAGACGATCGCGTCCTCGTCGAACTCACCGAGATTTCGGGCGAGGCGGGCGTCACCAACGCCGGCTTCCAGGACGGCATTCGCTGCGGTCGCGACAACTGTCGCTTTAGTCACGTGAGTGTCGACCAACCCGGCCGCGACGGTGTCGACCGAAACGGTCTCGTCGTCACCGCCGACGAGACGACGGTCTATCAAGGAACGTTCCGTGCGAGTCAGTACCCCTACGTCGACCAAGGAAACGGGAACGTGTTCCGAAATGCCCACGCAGAATCCGACAACAGTTCTCGCGAGGGCGTTCGACTCTATCCCGATATCGATGGCCCCGAACTCCGTGTGAACACCATCGTGAACGGAATCGACGACCTCGGTGCGACGAACGTCACCGACTGGCAAAACTCGACCTAA
- a CDS encoding flippase encodes MNRSIASGVFSVVSSKVVVLILTAVSTPLLYRYLGAAGFGDYAFLMSVFAIYMIFVSSGITDGVRKFLAEDRREANWSEHVVGFYFRLAVILAVLGAGVMMWAASNGVVDAAFGSELTPYFYVLAVLVITAQFRDYARKTLMGFGLERYSEPLKILDTVGFIFVAIPLVALGFGVTGALAGHLVASVLVAVGGLVIVNRRVSLSCVASLPSREFPRKQMLTFNTMSIALVFLLMSLYHIDIVMLQQFTSSDDVGNYRAALTLAEFLWFVPLAIQTVFVHSTSELWSRNRREKISELAARTTRYTFLLTAVMAVGLAALADVAVPIYFGDEAIPAIAPLLLLLPGSLGFALARPVLAISQGKGTLRFPVAATGAAALINVVLNVALIPTYGMVGAAVATSIGYGTMFAFHCWSARVVGFDPLEDARLLQSTITTILAGIPIVALATTISNPWLALAVVPPLGFVIFVSFALLVGALDPSEPFEILAYAPGTVGSTAESVQERIEETIGAHPPLGGVQWLLFLTGLSLLFSGFVLGFLGAELEFMSP; translated from the coding sequence GTGAACAGAAGTATCGCGAGTGGAGTCTTTTCCGTCGTCAGTTCGAAAGTCGTCGTTCTCATCCTGACGGCGGTTTCGACGCCACTTCTGTACCGGTATCTCGGTGCAGCGGGGTTCGGGGACTACGCGTTTTTGATGTCCGTCTTCGCCATCTACATGATCTTCGTCAGTTCGGGGATCACGGACGGCGTCAGGAAATTCCTCGCGGAAGACCGTCGGGAAGCGAACTGGAGCGAACACGTCGTCGGCTTTTACTTCCGACTCGCCGTCATCCTCGCCGTCCTCGGTGCTGGCGTGATGATGTGGGCCGCCTCGAATGGGGTCGTCGACGCCGCGTTCGGCAGCGAGTTGACGCCGTACTTCTACGTGCTCGCCGTCCTCGTGATTACGGCGCAGTTTCGCGATTACGCCAGAAAGACGCTGATGGGATTCGGCCTCGAGCGGTACTCGGAGCCGCTGAAGATACTCGATACGGTCGGATTCATCTTCGTCGCGATTCCCCTCGTCGCGCTCGGGTTCGGCGTCACGGGGGCGCTCGCGGGCCACCTCGTCGCCAGCGTGCTCGTCGCCGTCGGCGGGTTAGTGATCGTCAATCGTCGCGTCTCGCTGTCGTGCGTGGCCAGCCTGCCGTCCCGGGAGTTCCCGCGAAAGCAGATGCTCACGTTCAACACGATGAGCATCGCGCTCGTGTTCTTGTTGATGTCGCTCTATCACATCGACATCGTCATGCTCCAGCAGTTCACCTCGAGCGACGACGTCGGAAACTACCGGGCGGCACTGACGCTCGCCGAATTCCTCTGGTTCGTTCCGCTCGCGATTCAGACCGTGTTCGTCCACTCGACGTCGGAGCTCTGGTCGCGAAACCGCCGCGAGAAGATTTCGGAATTGGCGGCTCGAACGACCCGGTACACGTTCTTGCTGACGGCCGTGATGGCCGTCGGTCTCGCCGCGCTGGCAGACGTCGCCGTCCCGATTTACTTCGGCGACGAGGCGATTCCAGCCATCGCCCCGCTACTGTTGTTGTTGCCGGGATCGCTCGGGTTCGCACTCGCGCGCCCGGTTCTCGCGATTTCACAGGGGAAGGGGACCCTTCGATTCCCCGTTGCTGCCACCGGCGCTGCGGCCCTGATCAACGTCGTCCTCAACGTCGCCCTCATCCCGACGTACGGGATGGTCGGTGCGGCGGTCGCGACCAGTATCGGCTACGGGACGATGTTCGCGTTCCACTGCTGGAGCGCCCGCGTCGTCGGGTTCGATCCGCTCGAGGACGCACGCCTCCTCCAATCGACCATCACGACCATCCTGGCGGGCATCCCCATCGTCGCGCTCGCGACGACCATCTCGAATCCGTGGCTCGCACTCGCCGTCGTTCCGCCCCTCGGATTCGTGATCTTCGTTTCCTTCGCGCTCCTCGTCGGCGCGCTCGATCCGAGCGAGCCGTTCGAGATTCTCGCGTACGCGCCGGGAACGGTGGGCTCGACGGCGGAGTCGGTTCAGGAGCGAATCGAAGAGACGATCGGCGCCCACCCTCCGCTTGGAGGCGTCCAGTGGCTGTTGTTCCTCACCGGCCTCTCGTTGCTCTTCTCCGGGTTCGTTCTGGGATTCCTGGGTGCCGAATTGGAGTTCATGTCGCCGTGA
- a CDS encoding DUF7344 domain-containing protein → MLQTNRRRDAISYLVEKRGPVKMSDVAEYVAAREHGTTVEELTSTQRQRVYIPLYQSHLPKLDEKGIIDYNKPRGIVEPTDRISVFEPYLEPPETTTEAESEHSPTSQLTSFVDDYYVSSVCMSTVLLAATAFGVFQIPQLLLAVSIVGLFTLATIATMASETLVTSDSVDPHSTH, encoded by the coding sequence ATCCTCCAAACCAATCGTCGCCGAGATGCGATCTCGTACCTCGTAGAAAAGCGTGGACCCGTCAAGATGAGTGACGTTGCAGAGTACGTCGCAGCACGTGAGCATGGGACGACTGTCGAGGAGCTCACGTCGACACAACGTCAGCGCGTCTACATCCCGCTGTATCAATCACACCTCCCGAAACTCGACGAGAAAGGGATCATCGACTACAACAAACCACGCGGCATCGTCGAGCCGACCGACCGAATTTCGGTATTCGAGCCGTATCTCGAGCCGCCGGAAACGACAACTGAAGCAGAATCCGAGCACTCACCGACCTCACAACTGACGAGTTTCGTCGACGACTACTACGTGAGTTCAGTGTGCATGAGCACGGTCCTGTTGGCTGCGACCGCATTCGGTGTGTTCCAGATTCCGCAGTTGCTCCTCGCAGTGTCAATCGTCGGATTGTTCACACTGGCAACGATTGCGACGATGGCGTCCGAAACGCTCGTGACGAGCGACTCTGTCGATCCGCACTCGACACATTAG
- a CDS encoding helix-turn-helix domain-containing protein: MGFIAEIQLVHDNLALAPTIARYPDVTFRREYEETTDDETFQFVSVFSDEYETLESAMEADHTVSNPTRVATFENRAIYRMTRETDLEIVPPRCAEGGVFVFTITSGERGWIARVHLPDRETLSAFRAWSRERNMSFRVTQLYDLSASDAGTYFLTEQQHEILLMAYYTGYFDIPRGITQDGLADRLNVSDSAVSQRIRRAVSELIGATLEDDRTPYMRI, from the coding sequence ATGGGATTCATTGCAGAGATCCAACTCGTCCACGACAATCTGGCGTTAGCACCGACGATAGCTCGCTATCCGGATGTAACGTTCAGACGTGAGTACGAGGAGACCACCGACGACGAAACGTTTCAGTTCGTCTCCGTCTTCAGTGATGAGTACGAGACCCTCGAGTCGGCGATGGAAGCGGACCACACGGTCTCGAACCCGACACGGGTCGCGACGTTCGAGAACCGGGCGATCTATCGGATGACACGCGAGACCGACCTCGAGATCGTCCCACCGCGGTGTGCTGAAGGTGGTGTGTTCGTGTTTACCATCACGAGCGGTGAGCGAGGGTGGATCGCGCGGGTCCATCTCCCAGACAGGGAGACGTTGAGCGCGTTTCGAGCGTGGAGTCGCGAACGCAACATGTCGTTCCGTGTGACGCAGTTGTACGATCTCTCTGCATCAGATGCTGGCACGTACTTTTTGACCGAACAACAACACGAAATTCTCCTGATGGCCTACTACACCGGCTACTTCGACATTCCTCGAGGAATCACTCAAGACGGCTTGGCCGATCGGTTGAACGTTTCCGATTCGGCAGTGTCTCAGCGCATTCGGCGAGCGGTCTCGGAGCTGATCGGGGCAACACTAGAGGACGATCGGACACCGTATATGCGAATATGA
- a CDS encoding glycosyltransferase family 2 protein: protein MYRGASVGVVLPAYNEAGFVGDVIREMPEYVDRMYVIDDQSTDSTWEEILDAARDDATANGRSPSGERAALVADGGTSVLNRASVHETIGRVVPIRHTENLGAGGAIKTGYLAAREDGVDVTTTVDADGQMDLSQLPKLLDPIVDGKADYAKGNRLLSREYRATMPRFRFIGNSILTFLTKIASGYWKTMDPQNGYTAISHDALDAIDLENLYEYYGYCNDILVKLNVEEMRVADVAMPAVYGDEESSIKYSHYIPKVSTMLLQNFLWRLKTKYLTVDFHPLALFYLVGGGLAASGTLAIGALLVSMLSSVVPTLVGATTSLLLLISGVAFLLFAMVFDMAESERLEVQVQ from the coding sequence ATGTATCGCGGTGCGAGCGTGGGCGTCGTGCTTCCGGCGTACAACGAGGCGGGATTCGTCGGCGACGTCATCCGGGAGATGCCCGAGTACGTCGACCGAATGTACGTTATCGACGATCAATCGACCGACAGCACGTGGGAGGAGATCCTCGACGCTGCTCGAGACGATGCCACCGCGAACGGGAGATCCCCATCCGGTGAACGGGCGGCTCTCGTCGCCGACGGCGGGACGTCCGTCCTCAATCGCGCCTCGGTTCACGAGACCATCGGCCGCGTCGTCCCGATCCGCCACACCGAAAATCTCGGGGCCGGCGGCGCGATCAAGACGGGTTACCTCGCGGCGCGCGAGGACGGCGTCGACGTGACGACAACCGTCGACGCGGACGGCCAGATGGATCTCTCCCAGCTCCCGAAACTGCTCGATCCGATCGTCGACGGCAAGGCCGACTACGCGAAAGGGAATCGCCTCCTCTCGCGCGAGTATCGCGCGACCATGCCGCGGTTTCGGTTCATCGGAAACTCGATATTGACGTTTCTGACGAAGATTGCGTCGGGCTACTGGAAGACGATGGACCCGCAAAACGGGTACACGGCTATTTCACACGACGCGCTGGACGCGATCGACCTCGAGAACCTCTACGAGTACTACGGCTACTGCAACGACATTCTCGTCAAACTCAACGTCGAGGAGATGCGCGTCGCCGACGTTGCAATGCCGGCCGTCTACGGTGACGAGGAGTCGAGTATCAAGTACTCACACTACATTCCGAAGGTCTCGACGATGCTGCTCCAGAACTTCCTCTGGCGGCTCAAGACGAAGTACCTCACCGTCGACTTCCATCCGCTTGCGCTGTTCTACCTCGTCGGCGGTGGATTGGCCGCGAGCGGGACCCTCGCGATCGGCGCGCTGCTCGTCTCGATGCTCTCGAGTGTCGTTCCGACGCTCGTCGGCGCGACGACCAGTTTGTTGTTGTTGATCTCCGGCGTCGCGTTCTTGCTGTTCGCAATGGTGTTCGACATGGCAGAGAGCGAGCGCCTCGAGGTGCAGGTGCAGTAA